From Piscinibacter gummiphilus:
GCGTGCTCGACTACCACGAGCACGCCATCGGCAGTGGCGCCGATGCCAAGGCCGTGGCGTATCTCGAGCTGCGCGTGGGCGATGGCCCCACGCTCTTCGGCGTGGGCATCGATGCCAACATCGTCTCGGCGTCGCTCAAAGCCATCACGTCGGGACTGCATCGCGCACGCCGCCAGGGCAAGCTGCAGTTCGCGCAAGCGGCGCTCGCCTAACATCGCGGAAAAGCCAGCCATTGAGGAGCACCCCATGACCGACAAACTCATCATTTTCGACACCACCTTGCGCGATGGCGAGCAGTCGCCCGGGGCCTCGATGACCAAGGACGAGAAGCTGCGCATCGCGCGCCAGCTTGAGCGGCTGAAGGTCAACGTGATCGAGGCGGGCTTCGCCGCCTCATCCAACGGCGACTTCGAAGCCGTGCGTGCGATCGCGCAGGCGATCAAGGACAGCACCGTCTGTTCGCTGGCTCGCGCCAACGACCGCGACATCTCGCGTGCCGCCGAGGCGCTGAAGGGCGGCAACTCCACCCGCATCCACCTCTTCCTTGCGACGAGCGCGTTGCACATGGAGAAGAAGCTGCGCATGACGCCCGACCAGGTGTTCGAGCAGGCCAGACTCTCGACGCGATTTGCGCGCAACCTCACGGAAGACGTTGAGTTCTCGCCCGAAGACGGCTATCGCTCCGACCCCGACTTCCTCTGCCGCGTGCTCGAAGCGGTGATCGACGCGGGGGCGACCACGCTCAACATCCCCGACACCGTGGGCTATGCGATCCCCGAGCTCTACGGCAACTTCATCCGCAATCTGCGTGAACGCATCCCCAACTCCGACAAGGCGATCTGGTCGGTGCATTGCCACAACGACCTGGGCATGGCGGTCGCCAACTCACTGGCGGGCGTGAAGATCGGTGGTGCGCGCCAGGTGGAGTGCACCATCAACGGCCTCGGCGAACGCGCGGGCAACTGCGCGCTGGAAGAGATCGTGATGGCCGTGCGCACCCGCAAGGACTACTTCGGCCTCTCGCTCGACATCGACGCGTCGCAGATCGTGCCGGCCTCGCGCCTCGTCTCGCAGACCACCGGTTTCGTGGTGCAGCCCAACAAGGCCGTCGTCGGCGCCAACGCCTTCGCGCACGCCTCGGGCATCCACCAGGACGGCGTGCTCAAGGCGCGCGACACCTACGAGATCATGCGTGCCGAAGACGTGGGCTGGACGGCCAACAAGATCGTGCTGGGCAAGCTCTCGGGCCGCAACGCCTTCAAGCAGCGCCTGCACGAACTGGGCATCGAGATGGAGTCCGAGGCCGAGATCAACGCGGCCTTCGCCAAGTTCAAGGAGCTGGCCGACCGCAAGAGCGACATCTTCGACGAGGACATCCTCGCCCTCGTGATGGACGAGTCGGTGACCACCGAGCACGAGCACTACCGTCTGCTGGCGCTCTCTCAGCGCTCGGAGACCGGCGAGCGCCCGCACGCCCGGGTGGCTTTCGCGGCCGGCGAACAAGAGTTGCATGCTGAGAGCGACGGCAATGGCCCGGTCGACGCCAGCCTCAAGGCCATCGAGACGCAGGTGAAAAGCGGGGCGGAAATGCTGCTTTATTCGGTGAACGCCATCACCTCGGGCAGCACAGAATCACAGGGCGAGGTCACTGTGCGGCTTCAACACGGCGGGCGTGTCGTGAACGGTGTGGGGTCCGATCCCGACATCGTCGTTGCGTCGGCCAAAGCCTACCTTTCGGCGTTGAACAAGCTGCACAGCAAGAACGAGCGCGTGGCTGCGCAGGGGTGATATTTCTCACAAACCTGACAACTCCTAGGTCTGACTTTAGGAAAAACGCGCAAGTTTTTGATCTTGCGAGGGTTTTTTCGTTGGCCTACACTCGGGCGACCGAGCGTGAAAGGTAGTTGTTGTGGCGCGTCTCACTCAAAAATCAGTGTCGTTGTTGTTTCGTGGCCTGGTGACCGTGGTGATTGCCGCCTGCCTGCCGTTGTCGGCCGGTGCGGCAGCCAAGCCCGCAAAGAAGCGCGCCGCGGCCGTGGCCAAGGCGCCGGTCAAGGCCAGCAAGGCCGTGGTGGTGCGTGGCGTCAAGCGCACCAGCCTTCGCACCGCCCGTGTGGTGGTGCCGGCGCGTCCCTCCTTCGGTCAGATCGCAGGCCTGCACTCCGCCGCCGATCCGCTGGACCTGAAATCAAGCGTGGCCCTGGTGATGGACCAGGACACCAACGAAGTGCTGTTCAGCAAGAACCCGCAAGCGGTCTTGCCCATTGCTTCGCTCACCAAACTCATGACCGCGCTGGTCGTCACCGAAGCCAAGCTCCCGCTGGATGAGGTGCTCACGATCAGCCAGGACGACGTGGACACCGAAAAGGGCAGCCGCTCGCGCCTGACGGTCGGCACGCAACTCACTCGCGGCGAGATGATGCATCTCGCGCTGATGTCGTCTGAAAACCGCGCTGCGCATGCGCTCGGCCGCCACTATCCGGGCGGGCTCGATGCGTTTGTCGCGGCGATGAACCGCAAGGCCATCGAACTGGGCATGCCGGCGACCCGCTACGTCGAGCCCACGGGCCTGTCGAGCCGCAACCAGTCGAGCGCACGCGATCTCGCCACGCTGGTGAAAGCCGCACACCATTACCCGCTGATCCGCGAACTCTCGACGTCGCCCGAGCATCAGGTGGCCGTCGGCCATCGCAACCTGCAGTTCCGCAACACCAACGGCCTCGTGCGAGACCCCGACTGGAACATCGGCCTGCAGAAGACGGGCTACATCTCCGAAGCCGGCCGTTGCCTGGTGATGCAGGCGCAGATGGCCGGTCGCCAACTCATCATGGTGTTCCTCGATTCGGCCGGCAAGTATTCGCGGATTGGCGACGCCGAGCGAGTGCGCAAATGGGTCAATGAGCGCATCACTGTGGCTGCGCCGGTGCGTGCGACGCCCACGATCCCGTCGATCGTTTCTCCGATTACGCCGGTAGTGCCAGCGGCTGCAGCACCTGCGGCAATGCCTGTGGTGCCGGCTGCCGTCGTGCTGCCCGAGCCCGCGAGCGAGAAGGCACACGAGACGCTTGAAGCACCGAAGCTCACGTCCTGAGTTGGCGCTGAAGTTCAAACAGAAGAGCCCGGCGCTGCCGGGCTCTTCTGCTTTCAGCCGCATGGAAGCTCAGGCGCGGTGCCCGAGCGCCGATGAGATCTGCGACGCAGTGGCCTTCAGCCGCTCCAGCCACGCCTCTTCCAGGCGGTCGGCGGGGGCCGAGATCGACAGGCCGGCCACGAGCTTGCCTTGGTCGTCGAGGATGCCGGCGGCCATGCAGCGCACGCCCAACTCCAGCTCTTCGTCGTCGCGCGCGGTGCCGTACTGCAGCACCTTCGAGAGTTCGCGCTCCAGGTTGCCGACGTCGGTGATGCTGTTGCGAGTGTGACCAGCCAAACCCGTGCGCGTGGCGTAGGCGCGCACGCGTTGCGGATCGTCGTGCGCCAGGAAGAGCTTGCCGACGGAGGTGAGGTGCAGGGGCGCCCGGCCACCGACCGCACGGACCACCTGCATGCCCGAGCGCTCGCTGTAGGTGCGCTCGATGTAGACGATCTCGTCGCCCTGGCGCACGGAAAGGTTCACCGGCTGATGCGTCAGCTTGTGCAGCTCGCGCATCGGGCCGAGCGCGGCGTCGCGCACATCGAGTCGCGCCTTCACGAGATTGCCGAGTTCGAGCAGGCGCATACCGAGGCGGTAGCTACCGGCTTCGGGGCGATCGACATAGCGGCCAACCGTCAGGTCGTTCAGGATGCGGTGCGCGGTGGAGGGGTGCAGCCCCGTCTGCTCGCTGATGAGCTTCAGGGAGACCGGGTCCTGGTGCGAGGCCAGCAGGTCCAGCAGCGAGAACATGCGTTCCAGCACCTGGATTGCCGGCTTTTGATCCTCTTTGCTTTTCATGCGGGGATTCTCACCCGATTCGCGCGCGTTTTGCATCGCGAAAATCAGACGACCATGCCAGCAGCAAGCCCGGAACGGGTGGCGCCTTCGAGCGTGGCCGGATAGGGGCCTTCGACATAGTCGCCTGCGGCCAGGAGGCCTGCCGCGATGTGCTGCGCGGGCCGGCGCAGGCCCGGCGTGCAGAGGAAGGTGGCCCGCTTTTCAGTGGTGGTGCGCAGCGGTTTCCAGTGCGGGCCGCCGAAAGCCGCTTCGGCCTGCTGCAAGGCCGCCTGCTCGACGGCGCCCATGCCCCGCGCCACCCACTCGGCCGCACCGCTGACCACGAGGGCGACGACGCCATCGGGGCCCCCCAGCGCCCCCAGATCGAAGGCGAACTGCGCGGGACGCGCGTTGTCGCTGCGCAGCGCCATCATCGGTTGAGGCAGGCGCCGCGGTGCGGGCTGCTGTGCGTAGACCGTGACGATGGGCTCATAGCGCAGCTGGGCGGCTTGTGCCGACCACTCGGGGGCGATGGGGGCCGTCAATCGAGCGGCCTCGTTGGCGGTGCACGAGAGCACCACGGCATCGAAGCTTTCTCCATCGAGTTGCCAGCGCCCTTGGGTGTTTGCAATGCGCTCCACCCGGGTCGACAGGTGCACCGTTGCTCCCGATGCCTTGAGCCAGCGCGCCGCCGGGGTGGGCCACAGCTCGCTCAGGCGCTGCCGTGGCAAGAGCAGGTCGGCCGAACCGGGGCCGGAGAAGAGGGCGTCTTTCAGCACCCGCAGGAAGACGCTGGCGCTCGCCTGAGGTGCCGGGGTGTTGAGGGCGGCGATGCACAGCGGGTCGAGCAGCTCGTCGCGCACCTTGGCCGGCAGGCGCGCGGTGAGTTGCGACACCGTGAGCGACGCATCGCAGCGAAAACCCCGCAGTGCCCACCCGGTCGACGCCATCAGCATGGCCTGCTTCTCGCGCCAGCCCCAGCCGGGGTAGCGCATCACCGCCGCGGCGAAGGTGATGAGGGGCGAGCCCGGTTGCAGCTGCAAGCCGGCCCCATCGGGATAGGTGACCTTCAATGGCGTGCGCAGCAGGGCCCGGTCGAGATCGACGCCGACGAAGCGCATCAGCGACAGCGTCTGCGAATAGGCGCCGATCAGGATGTGCTGCCCGTTGTCGAGCAAGGCGTCGCCAAAGTCGACCGCGCGCGCACGGCCGCCGAGTTGCGGCGCCATCTCGAAGAGCGTGACATGGTGGCCGCGCCGCGTGGCTTCGACGGCGGCTGCGAGCCCGGCCCAACCGCCGCCCACGACGGCCACACGCCGCCCTGCGGCCATCAACGGCCTCGCCAGTTCGTGCGTGCGGCGATCCACAGCTTGCGCACGGGCGTGAGCGAGATGCGCTGGTGCAGCACCTGGAAGCCGCCGGCCTCGATCTCGCGCAGCAGCGTGCGGTAGATGTTGGCCATCATCAGCCCCGGCTTCTGCGCCTTCCGGTCGGCCTCGGGCAGCAGGGCGAGGGCTTCGTCGTAGAGGCAGTGCGCGCGCTCGGCCTGGAATTTCATCAACGCGGTGAATCGCTCGCTGTAGCCGCGGTTGAGCACCTCGTGCGCCTTCACGTCGAAGCGCTGCAGCTCCGACACCGGCAGGTACACGCGGCCTCGCCGCGCATCGTCGCCCACGTCGCGGATGATGTTGGTGAGCTGCATCGCGAGGCCGAGCTTGTGCGCGTACTGCACGGTCGACGCTTCGGTGCGGCCGAAGATGCTCGAGGCCACCTCGCCCACCACGCCGGCCACGAGGTGGCAGTAGCGCTCGAGGCCGGGGAAGTCGAGGTAGCGACTCTGGTCGAGGTCCATCTGGCAGCCGTCGATCACGGCGATGAGATGCTCGGCGCGGATGTCGTAGTCAGCGATGTGCGGCATCAGGGCCTTCATCGCCGGGTGGCTCGGCTGGCCGCCGAAGCTCGTGGCAACCTCTTTGCGCCACCACGCGAGCTTGGTCGCGGCGACGCCGGGGTCGTGCACCTCGTCGACCACGTCGTCCACTTCTCGGCAAAAGGCGTAGAAGGCCGTGATCGCCGCACGCCGCGGTGGCGGCAAAAAGAGGAAGGCGTAGTAGAAGCTCGACCCGCTGGCCGCTGCCTTCTGCTGCACGTATTGCTCGGGCGTCATGGGCGCGCCTCCTGCAGCGATGAGGCGGCGCCGGGCTTCATGCGCAGGGCGCGCCAGAGCAGCAGGGGCGCGTCGTACCAGCGAAGCGTCGGGCGGAAGTGGAGGGTGTCGTGATGCAAGTGTTCGATCTTCTCCAGGATGCGCAGTCCGCCTTGCACCACCAGCCGCAGCTCCCAGCCGGCCCGGCCGGGAATGGCGTGGACGAGCGGTGCGCCTTCCAGCATCAGCCCTCGCGCCCAGCCCACCATCTCCGCGACGAGGTGGCGCATGGCCGGCGAGTCCTCTCGGGCGAGCAGCGCGGTGAGTCGGATGCCATGCCGCGACAGGTCTGCCATCGGGATGTAAGCACGGCCGCGCGTGGTGTCGATGCTCAGGTCCTGCCAGAAGTTGATGAGCTGCAGTGCGCTGCAAATGGCATCGGATTGCCGAAGCGAGCGCGCGTCGCGGATGTCGTAGAGGTGAAGCAGCAGGCGGCCGACGGGGTTGGCCGAGCGGCGGCAGTAGTCGAGCACGCCGGCACGGTCGGCGTACTGGTGCTGGTGCACGTCTTGTTCGAACGCGGAAATCAGGTCTTCCAGCAGGTCCAGCGGCAGTTGGTGCTGGTCGAGCGTGCGCTTGAGTGGCGTGAAGACGGCCGACCAGCGAGGCGAAGGCGCGGCGCCTTGCGCCACGGCCCGCAACTCGGCTCGATAGGCCTGCAGGGCAGCGGTCCGTTCGGCAGGGGAGGCGTCGCCTTCGTCGGCGAGGTCGTCGGCCGTGCGGGCGAACCAGTAGATCGCGGCAACGGCCGGGCGCAGCGGCGGCGGGCACAGCACCGAGGCGACCGGGAAGTTTTCGTAGTGGTCGATGCTCATGAGAGGCGCGCATTGTCGCCGTGAGCGCCGCTTTTCACGGCCTTCTGTGCCGATGTCGTCGCTCGCCGCAACCGGGCACCTGGGCCGCGCAAAAGTCGTTTGACAGGCCAGGGTTTGCCTGAATACATTACTGACCAGTCAGTCAGTTGTGTAAATCAAGTCCCGCCGAGGCTCCCATGCGTCACACCCTGCTCGTTCCGTTGCTCAGCGTGGCCGTTCTGGCCGCTTGCACCAAGGCCGAACCTGTTTCTGCGCCCGTTCGCGCCGTGCGAACGATGACGATCTCGACCGAAAGCGCGGGCGGGGCCTACGAGTACGCGGGCGAGGTGCGGGCGCGCACCGAGTCGCGGCTGGGCTTCCGGGTGGGCGGGAAGATCGTGCGCCGTGTCGTCAACGTGGGGGACTCGGTGAAGGCCGGGCAGGTGCTGGCTCAGCTCGACCCCCAGGACCTGAAGCTCGGGCAGGCCGCCGCACAGGCATCGCTCGTGGCGGCGCAGGCGAACCTCGACCAGACCCAGGCCGACTTCAAGCGCTTCAAGGAACTGCGCGACCAAGGCTTCATCAGCTCGGCGGAGCTCGAACGCCGCGAGACAGCGCTCAAGGCCGCACAGGCCCAGCTCGACCAGGCGCGCGCGCAAGCCAGCGTGCAAGGCAACCAGGCCGGCTACACCACCCTCGTGGCCGATGCGAACGGCGTCATCACCGGCGTCGACGCCGAGCCCGGCATGGTCGTGGCGGCCGGTGCGCCGGTGGTGCGCCTCGCGCACGATGGCCCGCGCGACGTGGTGTTCAACGTGCCGGAAGACAAGGTCAACCTGGTGAAGAGCCTGGCCGCGCAACCTGCGCGACTGAAGGCCAGGCTGTGGGGTTCGACCGACACCTTCCCGGCGCAGATCCGCGAAGTGGCCGCCGCGGCCGACCCGGTGACCCGCACGTTCGCCGTCAAGGCCGACCTCGGGCAGACGCCCGCCACCGCCGCGGTGCGCCTGGGCCAGACGGCCACCATCGTGGCCGAACTGCCGCGCCAGGCCGGCGTGACCAAGCTGCCGCTGTCTGCGCTGCGTGAAGCGCAGGGTGCAACCAACGTGTGGGTCGTCGACAAGGCGACCATGACCGTGGCGCTCAAGAAGGTGCAGCTGGCAGGCGCCGAGGGCAACGATGCGGTGATCACCGGCGGTGTGTCGCCGGGTGACGTGGTCGTGACTGCCGGGGTGCACGTGCTCAACCCGGGCGAGCAGGTCAAGTTCTATGCCGACCCGGGCGCACCCGCGACCGCCTCGGCCGACATCGGCACCCCCGTGGCGGTGAAGTGAGCGAGGCTGGCGTGAGCGATGCATCTGGCGCCGTGCGTGCGGCGCGGTTCAACATTTCCAAGTGGGCGCTGGAGCACCCGGCGCTGACACGTTATCTGCTGGTCGTCCTCATGGTGCTGGGTCTCACGGCCTACTTCCAGCTGGGGCAGGACGAAGACCCACCGTTCACCTTCC
This genomic window contains:
- a CDS encoding 2-isopropylmalate synthase is translated as MTDKLIIFDTTLRDGEQSPGASMTKDEKLRIARQLERLKVNVIEAGFAASSNGDFEAVRAIAQAIKDSTVCSLARANDRDISRAAEALKGGNSTRIHLFLATSALHMEKKLRMTPDQVFEQARLSTRFARNLTEDVEFSPEDGYRSDPDFLCRVLEAVIDAGATTLNIPDTVGYAIPELYGNFIRNLRERIPNSDKAIWSVHCHNDLGMAVANSLAGVKIGGARQVECTINGLGERAGNCALEEIVMAVRTRKDYFGLSLDIDASQIVPASRLVSQTTGFVVQPNKAVVGANAFAHASGIHQDGVLKARDTYEIMRAEDVGWTANKIVLGKLSGRNAFKQRLHELGIEMESEAEINAAFAKFKELADRKSDIFDEDILALVMDESVTTEHEHYRLLALSQRSETGERPHARVAFAAGEQELHAESDGNGPVDASLKAIETQVKSGAEMLLYSVNAITSGSTESQGEVTVRLQHGGRVVNGVGSDPDIVVASAKAYLSALNKLHSKNERVAAQG
- the pbpG gene encoding D-alanyl-D-alanine endopeptidase, which translates into the protein MLFRGLVTVVIAACLPLSAGAAAKPAKKRAAAVAKAPVKASKAVVVRGVKRTSLRTARVVVPARPSFGQIAGLHSAADPLDLKSSVALVMDQDTNEVLFSKNPQAVLPIASLTKLMTALVVTEAKLPLDEVLTISQDDVDTEKGSRSRLTVGTQLTRGEMMHLALMSSENRAAHALGRHYPGGLDAFVAAMNRKAIELGMPATRYVEPTGLSSRNQSSARDLATLVKAAHHYPLIRELSTSPEHQVAVGHRNLQFRNTNGLVRDPDWNIGLQKTGYISEAGRCLVMQAQMAGRQLIMVFLDSAGKYSRIGDAERVRKWVNERITVAAPVRATPTIPSIVSPITPVVPAAAAPAAMPVVPAAVVLPEPASEKAHETLEAPKLTS
- a CDS encoding IclR family transcriptional regulator — translated: MKSKEDQKPAIQVLERMFSLLDLLASHQDPVSLKLISEQTGLHPSTAHRILNDLTVGRYVDRPEAGSYRLGMRLLELGNLVKARLDVRDAALGPMRELHKLTHQPVNLSVRQGDEIVYIERTYSERSGMQVVRAVGGRAPLHLTSVGKLFLAHDDPQRVRAYATRTGLAGHTRNSITDVGNLERELSKVLQYGTARDDEELELGVRCMAAGILDDQGKLVAGLSISAPADRLEEAWLERLKATASQISSALGHRA
- the hpnE gene encoding hydroxysqualene dehydroxylase HpnE, whose amino-acid sequence is MDRRTHELARPLMAAGRRVAVVGGGWAGLAAAVEATRRGHHVTLFEMAPQLGGRARAVDFGDALLDNGQHILIGAYSQTLSLMRFVGVDLDRALLRTPLKVTYPDGAGLQLQPGSPLITFAAAVMRYPGWGWREKQAMLMASTGWALRGFRCDASLTVSQLTARLPAKVRDELLDPLCIAALNTPAPQASASVFLRVLKDALFSGPGSADLLLPRQRLSELWPTPAARWLKASGATVHLSTRVERIANTQGRWQLDGESFDAVVLSCTANEAARLTAPIAPEWSAQAAQLRYEPIVTVYAQQPAPRRLPQPMMALRSDNARPAQFAFDLGALGGPDGVVALVVSGAAEWVARGMGAVEQAALQQAEAAFGGPHWKPLRTTTEKRATFLCTPGLRRPAQHIAAGLLAAGDYVEGPYPATLEGATRSGLAAGMVV
- the hpnD gene encoding presqualene diphosphate synthase HpnD; the protein is MTPEQYVQQKAAASGSSFYYAFLFLPPPRRAAITAFYAFCREVDDVVDEVHDPGVAATKLAWWRKEVATSFGGQPSHPAMKALMPHIADYDIRAEHLIAVIDGCQMDLDQSRYLDFPGLERYCHLVAGVVGEVASSIFGRTEASTVQYAHKLGLAMQLTNIIRDVGDDARRGRVYLPVSELQRFDVKAHEVLNRGYSERFTALMKFQAERAHCLYDEALALLPEADRKAQKPGLMMANIYRTLLREIEAGGFQVLHQRISLTPVRKLWIAARTNWRGR
- the hpnC gene encoding squalene synthase HpnC, with protein sequence MSIDHYENFPVASVLCPPPLRPAVAAIYWFARTADDLADEGDASPAERTAALQAYRAELRAVAQGAAPSPRWSAVFTPLKRTLDQHQLPLDLLEDLISAFEQDVHQHQYADRAGVLDYCRRSANPVGRLLLHLYDIRDARSLRQSDAICSALQLINFWQDLSIDTTRGRAYIPMADLSRHGIRLTALLAREDSPAMRHLVAEMVGWARGLMLEGAPLVHAIPGRAGWELRLVVQGGLRILEKIEHLHHDTLHFRPTLRWYDAPLLLWRALRMKPGAASSLQEARP
- a CDS encoding efflux RND transporter periplasmic adaptor subunit, translated to MRHTLLVPLLSVAVLAACTKAEPVSAPVRAVRTMTISTESAGGAYEYAGEVRARTESRLGFRVGGKIVRRVVNVGDSVKAGQVLAQLDPQDLKLGQAAAQASLVAAQANLDQTQADFKRFKELRDQGFISSAELERRETALKAAQAQLDQARAQASVQGNQAGYTTLVADANGVITGVDAEPGMVVAAGAPVVRLAHDGPRDVVFNVPEDKVNLVKSLAAQPARLKARLWGSTDTFPAQIREVAAAADPVTRTFAVKADLGQTPATAAVRLGQTATIVAELPRQAGVTKLPLSALREAQGATNVWVVDKATMTVALKKVQLAGAEGNDAVITGGVSPGDVVVTAGVHVLNPGEQVKFYADPGAPATASADIGTPVAVK